The Labeo rohita strain BAU-BD-2019 unplaced genomic scaffold, IGBB_LRoh.1.0 scaffold_941, whole genome shotgun sequence genome window below encodes:
- the LOC127162469 gene encoding uncharacterized protein LOC127162469, translating into MNSWMYWWCIITMCWIQMKNTNTGILSTFQGFLKKMRHEKPMAHLLHVEMVALVRELLSKFMKPEAIPLSAKDIIKVDVRSKDLQLSDKRLSVGRYCYSALNKACVERKIWVRNIYNSLREGYMKSSEFLLKNLPLDNKIITSLSALTPSLIQDDSICGAFITLGEALPNVVAPEEIGQLEEEIRAYQIEVDLVTCAQNYIEEEGRVDVDWWSRVVSMKNPERGVRFPILGQLVKTLLNIFTGPLVEGSFNLMDDILEADRCSMNVETYESLAIVKSTIKAREWTASTMTIDQPLRWSCLSSYQTYQKHLQKKNIAGSAKASSRQAKHSSSSTGPSRPSPTSSGPSRPSPTSSGPSRPSPTSSGPSRPSPTSTGPARPSPTSTGPSRPSPTFSGPSRPFSTSSGPARPSASSSGPFRPFSISYGPAKLFLPPSGPAKASSSSSGPAKASSSSSGPDKTSSSSSGPDKTSS; encoded by the exons ATGAACTCATGGATGTACTGGTGGTGCATTATTACTATGTGCTGGATCCAAATGAAGAACACAAATACAG gCATACTTTCAACATTTCAgggatttttgaaaaaaatgcgACATGAAAAACCAATGGCGCACTTGCTGCACGTGGAAATGGTGGCCCTAGTTCGAGAGCTCCTCAGCAAATTTATGAAGCCGGAAGCCATCCCACTGAGTGCAAAGGATATCATCAAGGTTGATGTCCGGAGTAAAGATTTGCAACTATCAGACAAAAGGTTGTCTGTTGGAAGATACTGCTACTCTGCACTAAACAAGGCCTGTGTGGAGAGGAAGATATGGGTGAGAAACATTTACAACTCTCTCAGAGAAGGATACATGAAGTCATCAGAGTTCCTTCTCAAAAACCTTCCTCTGGACAACAAGATAATCACCTCACTTTCTGCACTCACTCCCTCTCTGATTCAAGATGACTCCATCTGTGGGGCTTTTATCACATTAGGAGAGGCCTTGCCTAATGTGGTCGCACCAGAAGAGATTGGTCAACTAGAGGAAGAGATACGGGCGTACCAAATAGAGGTGGACCTGGTAACGTGTGCCCAGAACTACATTGAAGAGGAAGGCCGAGTTGATGTAGATTGGTGGAGCAGAGTTGTATCCATGAAAAATCCAGAGAGAGGTGTGAGATTTCCCATTCTGGGTCAGCTGGTCAAAACACTACTTAACATTTTCACAGGCCCCCTGGTTGAGGGATCATTTAATCTCATGGATGATATTCTTGAAGCAGACAGATGCTCCATGAATGTGGAAACTTATGAGAGCCTTGCAATTGTAAAATCCACGATTAAAGCAAGGGAGTGGACAGCATCGACAATGACAATAGACCAGCCATTAAGGTGGTCTTGCCTGTCATCGTATCAAACATATCAAAAACATCTGCAGAAAAAGAATATCGCTGGATCAGCCAAAGCCTCCTCTAGACAAGCCAAACACTCATCCTCCTCCACTGGACCATCCAGACCCTCACCAACCTCCTCTGGACCATCCAGACCCTCACCAACCTCCTCTGGACCATCCAGACCCTCACCAACCTCCTCTGGACCATCCAGACCCTCACCAACCTCCACTGGACCAGCCAGACCCTCACCAACCTCCACTGGACCATCCAGACCCTCACCAACCTTCTCTGGACCATCCAGACCCTTTTCAACCTCCTCTGGACCAGCCAGACCCTCAGCCTCCTCCTCTGGACCATTCAGACCATTTTCAATCTCCTATGGACCAGCCAAACTCTTTCTCCCTCCCTCTGGACCAGCCAAAGCCTCATCTTCATCCTCTGGACCAGCCAAAGCCTCATCTTCATCCTCTGGACCAGACAAAACCTCATCCTCATCCTCTGGACCAGACAAAACCTCTTCTTGA